A part of Actinobaculum sp. 313 genomic DNA contains:
- the sucB gene encoding 2-oxoglutarate dehydrogenase, E2 component, dihydrolipoamide succinyltransferase codes for MSEPIRMPALGESVTSGTVTTWLKNVGDAVSLDEPVLEVSTDKVDSEVPAPVEGILEQILVQEDEEVEVGTVLGYIGDGSGAASAEGAPEAATPTQVPAAPAPAVPAPVAEAPVAEAPSAPVAGAATGSAVTMPALGESVTEGTVTTWLKQVGDAVEVDEPLLEVSTDKVDSEVPSPASGVLQQILVQEDESVAVGTVLAYVGEGVITSAVETTAAPAPAPQTPPVASAPAAAAPAPAPVPVAEPVAQREAAAPVAVDSEPSGYVTPIVRKLARELGVDLSAVTGTGVGGRIRRQDVEDAAKAAQEAAAAAAAAAAPAPAASAVPSSATPAQEDAVGLRGTTQKMPHLRQVIAKRMVESLQVSAQLTTVVEADVTRIVALRGAKKDEFLAKEGTKLTFLPFFVKAATDTLKSHPKLNATIDGKQVTYFDHEHIGIAVDAPKGLTVPVIKNAGDLNIAGIAKAINDLAARTRNSTIKPDELSGSTFTITNTGSTGALFDTPIINQPEVAILGIGGIVKRPAAVRDADGNEVIGLRSMVYLALSYDHRLVDGADAGRYLKDLKARLEAGDFEADLGI; via the coding sequence ATGTCCGAACCAATTAGAATGCCCGCACTCGGCGAGTCCGTCACGAGCGGAACCGTCACAACGTGGCTGAAGAACGTGGGAGATGCCGTTTCTCTCGACGAACCGGTCCTGGAAGTGTCGACTGATAAGGTTGATTCCGAGGTTCCGGCGCCCGTCGAAGGCATCCTGGAGCAAATCCTCGTCCAAGAGGATGAGGAAGTGGAAGTCGGGACCGTTCTCGGCTATATCGGCGACGGATCCGGTGCCGCGTCGGCCGAGGGTGCGCCGGAGGCCGCAACGCCGACGCAGGTGCCTGCGGCGCCCGCACCTGCGGTCCCCGCGCCCGTGGCAGAAGCTCCTGTGGCAGAAGCTCCCTCGGCACCGGTAGCAGGTGCGGCCACCGGATCAGCAGTCACAATGCCGGCACTTGGAGAATCGGTAACGGAGGGCACCGTCACCACTTGGCTCAAGCAGGTCGGCGACGCGGTTGAGGTGGATGAGCCACTTCTTGAGGTGTCGACGGATAAGGTCGATAGCGAGGTTCCCTCGCCCGCTTCCGGCGTTCTCCAGCAGATTCTCGTGCAGGAAGACGAATCAGTCGCCGTCGGAACCGTGCTGGCATACGTCGGAGAAGGCGTGATTACTTCCGCCGTCGAAACCACCGCCGCACCGGCCCCCGCTCCGCAGACCCCGCCCGTGGCGTCCGCTCCCGCAGCCGCCGCTCCCGCCCCGGCTCCTGTTCCCGTAGCGGAACCAGTTGCTCAACGCGAAGCCGCCGCTCCCGTGGCAGTGGATTCCGAGCCTTCAGGGTATGTGACACCCATTGTCCGTAAACTCGCCCGGGAATTAGGCGTTGATCTATCCGCCGTGACCGGCACCGGTGTCGGAGGCAGAATCCGCCGCCAGGATGTCGAAGACGCCGCAAAGGCCGCGCAGGAAGCAGCTGCGGCAGCGGCCGCCGCTGCCGCTCCGGCTCCTGCGGCTAGTGCAGTTCCTTCCTCCGCCACACCCGCGCAGGAGGACGCGGTCGGCCTGCGTGGAACCACGCAAAAGATGCCTCACCTGCGCCAGGTCATCGCCAAGCGCATGGTGGAGTCACTGCAAGTGTCCGCTCAACTGACCACCGTCGTTGAGGCCGATGTGACGCGGATTGTCGCCTTGCGCGGAGCGAAAAAGGACGAGTTTTTGGCTAAAGAGGGCACGAAGTTGACCTTCCTCCCCTTCTTTGTCAAGGCTGCCACTGACACGTTGAAGTCGCATCCAAAGCTCAACGCCACCATCGATGGTAAGCAGGTCACCTACTTCGATCACGAGCATATCGGGATTGCTGTGGACGCTCCCAAGGGGCTGACCGTTCCGGTGATCAAGAACGCCGGCGATCTCAATATCGCTGGCATCGCAAAGGCGATCAACGATCTCGCGGCACGCACCCGCAATAGCACCATCAAGCCGGACGAGCTCTCCGGGTCGACCTTCACCATCACGAACACTGGTTCTACCGGCGCACTGTTCGATACACCGATTATCAACCAGCCGGAAGTCGCGATCTTGGGCATCGGCGGGATTGTGAAGCGCCCTGCCGCCGTGCGTGACGCCGATGGAAATGAAGTGATCGGACTGCGTTCAATGGTGTATCTGGCTCTGAGCTACGATCACCGGCTCGTTGACGGCGCGGATGCCGGGCGGTACCTCAAGGATCTCAAGGCACGCCTAGAAGCCGGTGACTTCGAAGCTGACTTGGGAATCTGA